A stretch of the Notolabrus celidotus isolate fNotCel1 chromosome 3, fNotCel1.pri, whole genome shotgun sequence genome encodes the following:
- the anp32a gene encoding acidic leucine-rich nuclear phosphoprotein 32 family member A isoform X2: MDMKKRIHLELRNRTPSDVKELVLDNCRSNEGKIEGLTDEFEELEFLSTINVGLTTVAHLPKLNKLKKLELSDNRISGGLEVLAAKCPNLTHLNLSGNKIKDLSTIEPLKELATLKSLDLFNCEVTNLNEYRDNVFKLLPQLTYLDGYDKDDKEAPDSDAEVYAEGLDDDEEDEDDVDEEEYDDDTAPGDEEEEEGEEDEEENEEEEDDDLSGEEEEEEDVNDKEVDDEDDEEERGQKRKRDLDEEGEEDDDD, encoded by the exons ATGGACATGAAGAAAAGAATTCATCTAGAGTTGCGGAACCGCACTCCGTCAGAC GTCAAAGAACTTGTGCTCGACAACTGTCGCTCAAATGAAGGAAAGATCGAGGGTCTAACAGATGAATTTGAGGAGCTGGAATTTCTTAGCACAATCAATGTTGGACTGACGACGGTTGCCCACTTGCCGAAGCTAAATAAACTCAAAAAG cttgaACTCAGCGATAACAGGATCTCAGGAGGGTTGGAAGTTCTGGCAGCCAAATGTCCCAACCTCACACATCTCAACCTCAgtggaaacaaaatcaaagaccTGAGCACAATAGAACCATTG AAAGAACTGGCCACCCTGAAAAGTTTAGATCTGTTCAACTGTGAAGTGACAAATCTGAACGAATACAGAGACAACGTCTTCAAGCTACTACCACAGCTCACGTACCTGGACGGGTACGACAAAGACGACAAAGAGGCACCAGATTCTGATGCTGAGGTGTACGCAGAGGGCctggatgatgatgaggaggatgaagatg ATGTAGATGAGGAGGAGTATGATGACGATACAGCACcgggagatgaagaggaagaagaaggagaggaagatgaggaggagaatgaagaagaggaggacgacGACCTCAGTGGAGAG gaggaagaggaggaagatgtgaATGACAAGGAGgttgatgatgaggatgatgaag AAGAGCGAGGTCAGAAGAGAAAAAGGGACCTtgatgaagaaggagaagaagatgaCGATGATTGA
- the anp32a gene encoding acidic leucine-rich nuclear phosphoprotein 32 family member A isoform X1: protein MDMKKRIHLELRNRTPSDVKELVLDNCRSNEGKIEGLTDEFEELEFLSTINVGLTTVAHLPKLNKLKKLELSDNRISGGLEVLAAKCPNLTHLNLSGNKIKDLSTIEPLKELATLKSLDLFNCEVTNLNEYRDNVFKLLPQLTYLDGYDKDDKEAPDSDAEVYAEGLDDDEEDEDDVDEEEYDDDTAPGDEEEEEGEEDEEENEEEEDDDLSGEEEEEEDVNDKEVDDEDDEEEERGQKRKRDLDEEGEEDDDD from the exons ATGGACATGAAGAAAAGAATTCATCTAGAGTTGCGGAACCGCACTCCGTCAGAC GTCAAAGAACTTGTGCTCGACAACTGTCGCTCAAATGAAGGAAAGATCGAGGGTCTAACAGATGAATTTGAGGAGCTGGAATTTCTTAGCACAATCAATGTTGGACTGACGACGGTTGCCCACTTGCCGAAGCTAAATAAACTCAAAAAG cttgaACTCAGCGATAACAGGATCTCAGGAGGGTTGGAAGTTCTGGCAGCCAAATGTCCCAACCTCACACATCTCAACCTCAgtggaaacaaaatcaaagaccTGAGCACAATAGAACCATTG AAAGAACTGGCCACCCTGAAAAGTTTAGATCTGTTCAACTGTGAAGTGACAAATCTGAACGAATACAGAGACAACGTCTTCAAGCTACTACCACAGCTCACGTACCTGGACGGGTACGACAAAGACGACAAAGAGGCACCAGATTCTGATGCTGAGGTGTACGCAGAGGGCctggatgatgatgaggaggatgaagatg ATGTAGATGAGGAGGAGTATGATGACGATACAGCACcgggagatgaagaggaagaagaaggagaggaagatgaggaggagaatgaagaagaggaggacgacGACCTCAGTGGAGAG gaggaagaggaggaagatgtgaATGACAAGGAGgttgatgatgaggatgatgaag aAGAAGAGCGAGGTCAGAAGAGAAAAAGGGACCTtgatgaagaaggagaagaagatgaCGATGATTGA
- the anp32a gene encoding acidic leucine-rich nuclear phosphoprotein 32 family member A isoform X3 produces the protein MAERKQFSVDRNEPPGTVKELVLDNCRSNEGKIEGLTDEFEELEFLSTINVGLTTVAHLPKLNKLKKLELSDNRISGGLEVLAAKCPNLTHLNLSGNKIKDLSTIEPLKELATLKSLDLFNCEVTNLNEYRDNVFKLLPQLTYLDGYDKDDKEAPDSDAEVYAEGLDDDEEDEDDVDEEEYDDDTAPGDEEEEEGEEDEEENEEEEDDDLSGEEEEEEDVNDKEVDDEDDEEEERGQKRKRDLDEEGEEDDDD, from the exons ATGGCCGAAAGAAAGCAGTTTAGCGTGGACCGTAACGAGCCACCAGGCACG GTCAAAGAACTTGTGCTCGACAACTGTCGCTCAAATGAAGGAAAGATCGAGGGTCTAACAGATGAATTTGAGGAGCTGGAATTTCTTAGCACAATCAATGTTGGACTGACGACGGTTGCCCACTTGCCGAAGCTAAATAAACTCAAAAAG cttgaACTCAGCGATAACAGGATCTCAGGAGGGTTGGAAGTTCTGGCAGCCAAATGTCCCAACCTCACACATCTCAACCTCAgtggaaacaaaatcaaagaccTGAGCACAATAGAACCATTG AAAGAACTGGCCACCCTGAAAAGTTTAGATCTGTTCAACTGTGAAGTGACAAATCTGAACGAATACAGAGACAACGTCTTCAAGCTACTACCACAGCTCACGTACCTGGACGGGTACGACAAAGACGACAAAGAGGCACCAGATTCTGATGCTGAGGTGTACGCAGAGGGCctggatgatgatgaggaggatgaagatg ATGTAGATGAGGAGGAGTATGATGACGATACAGCACcgggagatgaagaggaagaagaaggagaggaagatgaggaggagaatgaagaagaggaggacgacGACCTCAGTGGAGAG gaggaagaggaggaagatgtgaATGACAAGGAGgttgatgatgaggatgatgaag aAGAAGAGCGAGGTCAGAAGAGAAAAAGGGACCTtgatgaagaaggagaagaagatgaCGATGATTGA